Genomic window (Electrophorus electricus isolate fEleEle1 chromosome 25, fEleEle1.pri, whole genome shotgun sequence):
GGGTCATATTCGCTACCGAGAGCACGCGGGCTCACTGGCCCCAGCCTGCAATGCCGATCTCCTGCTTGTAACGGTTTGTCAGGTTGTTGGCTTGGCTGGTGAGCTTGTTCAGCACGCAGTGGAGCCCCTTGAGATGATACTGCAAGAGCTGCTCCAAATCCACGTCTTCGCTTTCAGGCTCTGTGTGCAGCGTCTCCGTAGCAACAAAGGATTTCTCCTTGGGCCTCTTCTCCTCAACGCGGACGACGCCCCATTCAATTTCGTTGCGGATAGACTTGAGCTGCGTGTAGTAGGTGTACATATCCGCCTCAGCGTCCCGCAAGTAGCTGCCAGGCTCTTGGCTCTGGCGCTGCCGCTTGTCATCTTCGAGTGGCACGTCTCTCAACAGGCTTGGCACCATTACCGTCTGGTCCATGTTGTTGACGGCACCGATGAAGCGGTTCATGGCCGTGAACAGAGAGTTCCTCGGGATGTGAAGCTCAGGCATCTGCATCATTTCTGCAGACGTTTTGAGAAAGTTGAATATTAAAAAAGGGATTATTTCGAGGGAGTCAGCCCGCGCTCTTCTGGGCAGTTCAGTATCTCTCTCGTCTCTTTGGCGTTTGCTTCCTCTGACTTCCACCTCCCACCAGAACCTTTTATGGTTTCGTCAGAGGGCGTGTTGGCAAAAACTTGTTGGTCCAGGTTGCCCGGCCTTGCCGGATTCCGGGCATTAGCAAACTACATACTCACTCATCCCACCAACAAGGTTTACTGAAACTATGAAGGAATAGAAAGTAACGCATTTACTAACTGCTATATTTTGAGATTTACCtcgtatacattttttttattaccagGATTTCATTAACTACGAATACGCAATGTTTACgtctttaaaaatacacacgGGTCACGTCTGTATGCAAAACGGACATTCAGAAattaaagt
Coding sequences:
- the mid1ip1a gene encoding mid1-interacting protein 1A yields the protein MMQMPELHIPRNSLFTAMNRFIGAVNNMDQTVMVPSLLRDVPLEDDKRQRQSQEPGSYLRDAEADMYTYYTQLKSIRNEIEWGVVRVEEKRPKEKSFVATETLHTEPESEDVDLEQLLQYHLKGLHCVLNKLTSQANNLTNRYKQEIGIAGWGQ